A DNA window from Ornithobacterium rhinotracheale DSM 15997 contains the following coding sequences:
- the sufC gene encoding Fe-S cluster assembly ATPase SufC has product MLKINNLHAALEDGQREILKGINLEINPGEVHAIMGPNGAGKSTLSSVIAGKEDYEVTDGDILLEGESLLELDPAERAQKGIFMSFQYPVAIPGVSVTNFIKTAINETRKAQGLEEMPAGEMLKQIKEKSALLNIDQSFLSRSLNEGFSGGEKKRNEIFQMMMLNPKLAILDETDSGLDIDALKIVAEGVNKFKNKDNGVLIITHYQRLLDYIVPDFVHVLADGKIIKTGDKNLALELEEKGYDWLK; this is encoded by the coding sequence ATGCTGAAAATTAACAACTTACACGCTGCCTTGGAAGATGGGCAAAGAGAAATATTAAAAGGAATCAATCTTGAGATAAATCCAGGCGAGGTACACGCCATTATGGGACCAAATGGTGCGGGAAAAAGTACGCTTTCATCTGTAATTGCAGGGAAAGAAGACTATGAAGTAACCGATGGAGATATCCTACTTGAGGGCGAAAGTTTACTTGAACTTGATCCTGCAGAGCGTGCGCAGAAAGGTATTTTTATGTCGTTCCAGTATCCTGTGGCGATTCCAGGTGTTTCGGTAACTAATTTTATCAAAACAGCAATCAACGAAACTCGCAAAGCTCAAGGCTTAGAAGAAATGCCTGCTGGCGAAATGTTGAAACAAATTAAAGAAAAATCAGCTTTATTAAATATAGACCAATCATTCTTATCTCGCTCGCTCAACGAGGGATTCTCTGGAGGGGAGAAAAAAAGAAACGAGATTTTCCAAATGATGATGCTTAATCCAAAACTTGCAATCCTAGACGAAACCGATTCTGGGCTAGATATCGATGCCCTTAAAATCGTAGCAGAAGGGGTAAACAAGTTTAAGAATAAAGACAACGGAGTGCTTATCATCACGCACTACCAGAGACTTTTGGATTACATCGTTCCAGATTTTGTGCATGTACTTGCTGATGGTAAAATCATCAAAACTGGCGACAAAAACTTGGCTCTTGAACTAGAAGAAAAAGGCTACGATTGGCTTAAATAA
- a CDS encoding DUF3820 family protein — translation MNKEILIEIVQTKMPFGKYKGVTIADIPVHYLEWFKSKGFPQGKLGILLSTTLEIKSNGLEEIIYNLKKLYGNKD, via the coding sequence TTGAACAAAGAAATTTTAATAGAAATCGTTCAGACCAAAATGCCATTTGGCAAATACAAAGGCGTAACGATTGCGGATATTCCCGTGCATTATTTAGAATGGTTTAAAAGCAAAGGTTTCCCGCAAGGCAAATTGGGCATCTTGCTTTCCACCACATTGGAAATCAAATCAAACGGACTGGAAGAAATTATCTATAATCTCAAAAAATTGTACGGAAACAAGGATTAA
- a CDS encoding LolA family protein: MAKRLSFLWLILSPLLFAQSAQSIIEKHFENTGGTARWDRLNTIYIKGEVIMDVNNPVTLSIEHRRPYFKRVSFIIDGKETLSEGYDGKNAYTFSPEKNQNVPLANYTPDAFETDILHYEKKGFKADFLGKEKIDNQEVFHIRLVKNTVKIDYWFDAKNYNLVQSEDDKEKIIYSDFKVFDGLKFATHMHYEPKGGHDYVIVFNQIKPNAPINEKRFKF; encoded by the coding sequence ATGGCTAAAAGACTTAGCTTTTTATGGCTCATATTGAGTCCGTTACTTTTTGCACAATCGGCACAATCCATCATCGAAAAACATTTTGAAAACACGGGGGGCACGGCTCGCTGGGATCGATTAAACACCATATATATAAAAGGTGAAGTGATCATGGATGTGAATAATCCCGTGACGCTGAGCATAGAACATCGTCGCCCTTATTTCAAGCGTGTGTCTTTCATCATCGATGGCAAAGAAACGCTGAGCGAAGGCTATGATGGCAAAAATGCCTACACCTTTAGCCCAGAAAAAAATCAAAATGTGCCGCTTGCCAATTACACGCCAGATGCCTTTGAAACCGATATTTTGCATTATGAAAAAAAAGGATTTAAGGCAGATTTTTTAGGCAAAGAAAAAATCGACAATCAAGAAGTTTTCCATATTCGTTTGGTAAAAAATACGGTAAAAATCGATTATTGGTTTGATGCTAAAAACTATAATTTGGTGCAATCTGAAGATGATAAAGAAAAAATCATTTACAGCGATTTTAAGGTTTTTGATGGGCTAAAGTTTGCCACGCACATGCACTATGAGCCCAAAGGAGGGCACGATTATGTCATCGTTTTTAATCAAATAAAACCGAATGCCCCAATCAACGAAAAAAGATTTAAATTTTGA
- the kdsB gene encoding 3-deoxy-manno-octulosonate cytidylyltransferase: protein MKVVAVIPARYNSQRFPGKLMQKLNGKELILYTYEAVKNTELFDDVIVATDDARILACLEKNNAKVQLTAENHVSGSDRIAEVAQNLDADIIVNVQGDEPFITAEDLKTLIQIFENDTQKEVAVGSLMEIITEPDMIENPNNVKVVVDRYYNNALYFSRSVIPYAREMQENTTYYKHLGIYAFRRDALLSFATLDRGFLEPTEKLEQLRYLENGFKIRLGIAKNPSIGIDTPEDLAMAEAFIQQNK from the coding sequence ATGAAAGTAGTCGCAGTGATCCCTGCGCGATATAATTCGCAAAGATTTCCAGGAAAATTAATGCAAAAATTAAACGGTAAAGAATTGATTCTCTACACTTACGAAGCGGTGAAAAATACTGAGCTTTTCGATGATGTTATCGTGGCAACAGATGATGCTCGCATTCTGGCATGTTTGGAAAAAAATAATGCAAAAGTTCAGCTCACGGCAGAAAATCATGTTTCTGGAAGCGATAGAATCGCCGAAGTGGCACAGAATCTTGATGCAGATATCATTGTAAATGTGCAAGGAGATGAGCCATTTATCACAGCCGAAGATTTAAAAACGCTCATTCAAATTTTTGAAAACGATACGCAAAAGGAAGTCGCCGTAGGGAGTTTAATGGAAATCATTACCGAGCCCGATATGATTGAGAATCCCAATAATGTGAAGGTGGTGGTAGATAGGTACTACAATAATGCACTTTATTTCTCTCGTTCAGTCATTCCATATGCGCGAGAAATGCAGGAAAACACCACTTATTACAAGCATTTGGGTATTTATGCCTTTCGTCGTGATGCATTGCTTTCTTTTGCCACTCTCGACCGTGGATTTTTGGAACCCACCGAAAAGCTTGAGCAGCTTCGTTATTTAGAAAATGGTTTTAAAATCCGTTTGGGCATTGCCAAAAATCCAAGCATTGGTATTGATACGCCAGAAGATTTAGCAATGGCAGAAGCATTCATTCAACAAAATAAATAA
- a CDS encoding DUF3822 family protein, with amino-acid sequence MSSNILSILFEKDGFSFCSFKDQKIIATDFTPYEVNSEVAIELVLEHKIKDNLYLKQEYDQVYAQVLGEQFCIVPDEYYQQEKDNELWISFNTELYENDKVVNEKLVNTDAHFLYSYPIEIEQMLSKFYPKYEISSASRAFLNAISTDNETPEVFVNIHHRSVEILCLKNQKLLFYNVFSVQSKNDIIYYILNVYKQLSLDTNQDKLYFFGNEENWEGLIKKLLNFVRHVIPGVNDATELQYYTHYLKLL; translated from the coding sequence ATGAGCAGTAATATTTTATCCATCCTTTTTGAAAAGGATGGATTTTCTTTTTGTAGTTTTAAGGATCAGAAGATTATTGCCACAGATTTTACGCCTTATGAGGTAAATTCTGAGGTGGCAATAGAACTCGTGCTAGAGCATAAAATCAAGGATAATTTATATCTAAAGCAAGAGTATGATCAAGTTTATGCGCAAGTGCTCGGAGAGCAATTTTGTATTGTGCCAGATGAATACTACCAGCAAGAAAAAGACAATGAATTGTGGATTTCGTTCAACACAGAGTTATATGAAAATGACAAAGTAGTAAACGAAAAACTTGTAAATACCGATGCACATTTTCTATACAGTTATCCCATAGAAATTGAGCAGATGTTGTCTAAATTTTATCCTAAGTATGAAATTTCGAGTGCATCGAGAGCTTTTTTAAATGCAATAAGTACCGATAACGAAACGCCAGAAGTTTTTGTGAATATCCATCATCGTTCGGTAGAGATTTTATGTCTTAAAAATCAAAAATTGTTGTTTTACAATGTATTTTCGGTGCAATCGAAAAATGATATAATTTATTATATTTTAAATGTTTATAAGCAACTTTCACTAGATACCAATCAAGATAAATTATACTTTTTTGGAAATGAAGAAAATTGGGAAGGGCTCATTAAAAAACTTTTAAATTTTGTGCGCCATGTAATCCCTGGAGTGAACGATGCTACTGAATTACAATATTATACCCATTATTTAAAACTATTATGA
- the rsmD gene encoding 16S rRNA (guanine(966)-N(2))-methyltransferase RsmD: MRIISGKWKGRKLQAPKNLPTRPTTDFAKEGLFNVLNSRFYFEDLQVLDLFAGIGSISYEFASRGCQSVTGVDKHAACVKFISQTKEQLELDNLQIFKADVFSFLAQNQGLSYDLIFADPPFEFEKESYREILDLVLENQLLKPEGTLILEHSKKMDLSDFPNYKETKKYGNVHFSFFSK, from the coding sequence ATGAGAATAATCTCTGGAAAATGGAAAGGTCGCAAATTGCAGGCACCTAAAAATTTACCCACTCGCCCTACCACAGATTTTGCCAAAGAAGGCTTGTTTAATGTGCTGAACAGCCGTTTTTATTTCGAAGATTTACAAGTTTTGGATCTCTTTGCGGGGATAGGGAGCATTTCGTATGAGTTTGCTTCTAGAGGTTGCCAATCTGTTACAGGAGTAGATAAACACGCTGCTTGCGTGAAATTCATCAGCCAGACCAAAGAGCAATTAGAACTTGATAACCTACAAATTTTTAAAGCAGATGTTTTCAGTTTTTTAGCTCAGAATCAAGGTTTAAGCTATGATTTAATCTTTGCCGATCCGCCGTTTGAATTTGAAAAAGAATCTTATCGAGAAATCTTGGATTTAGTGCTTGAAAATCAGCTGTTAAAACCAGAAGGAACTTTGATTTTAGAGCACTCTAAAAAAATGGATTTAAGCGATTTTCCAAATTATAAAGAAACCAAAAAGTACGGAAATGTACATTTTAGTTTCTTTAGTAAATAA
- a CDS encoding FAD:protein FMN transferase: MKKSIILASSLLLLNVGCNKKTESTEPTLRYAKGDAFGSTYGIQYYSDKDLSDEIIKALTFFDDKISTYKSGTDVERFNQSEKGTAVDSIVIDLWKQCQDFNQKTDGYFDPTVQPLSNLYGFKKAKIHNKPSRAQVDSVMQFVGIAKTAVRNDSILKNDTRTELVFNAITGYINDYVAHILDQAGVKSYLVEIGGEIRAKGKKEDGNTWVVGVDVPKSGDQDLFTTVPLDNESLATSGNYRKFHILDNGDKVVHTMNPIDGTSGISNLLSATVIAPTAAEADATATALMAMGLDKAKAYAQNRKDLKFLLIWTDDKGEFQSEKFNNF; encoded by the coding sequence ATGAAAAAATCAATTATTTTAGCCTCCTCGCTTTTATTATTAAATGTAGGTTGCAACAAAAAAACAGAATCAACCGAGCCTACTTTGCGTTATGCTAAAGGCGATGCTTTTGGATCGACTTATGGGATTCAATATTATTCAGACAAAGATTTAAGCGATGAAATTATAAAAGCTCTTACTTTTTTCGATGACAAAATCTCTACTTACAAATCGGGCACCGATGTTGAGCGATTTAATCAATCGGAAAAAGGTACGGCTGTGGATTCTATCGTGATTGATTTATGGAAACAGTGCCAAGATTTTAACCAAAAAACTGATGGCTATTTCGACCCCACAGTGCAACCGCTTTCTAATCTTTACGGCTTTAAAAAGGCTAAAATCCATAACAAACCAAGCCGAGCTCAAGTGGATTCTGTAATGCAATTTGTGGGAATTGCTAAAACCGCTGTACGCAACGATTCTATTTTAAAAAATGATACCAGAACTGAATTAGTCTTCAATGCTATTACGGGCTATATCAATGATTATGTGGCACATATACTCGACCAAGCGGGGGTAAAAAGTTACTTAGTTGAAATCGGTGGCGAAATCAGAGCCAAAGGCAAAAAAGAAGATGGGAACACTTGGGTTGTAGGTGTAGATGTGCCTAAATCAGGCGATCAAGATTTGTTTACTACCGTTCCGCTTGACAATGAGTCGCTTGCTACTTCTGGAAATTACCGCAAATTCCATATTTTAGACAACGGCGACAAAGTGGTGCACACCATGAACCCTATCGACGGAACCTCGGGAATTAGCAACCTTTTAAGTGCCACGGTGATCGCCCCCACGGCTGCCGAGGCAGATGCCACCGCAACTGCCCTAATGGCTATGGGATTGGACAAAGCTAAAGCCTATGCACAAAATCGCAAAGATTTGAAATTTCTCCTTATCTGGACAGATGACAAAGGAGAATTTCAATCAGAAAAATTCAATAATTTTTAA
- a CDS encoding thiol-disulfide oxidoreductase DCC family protein, with product MAERIIFFDGVCNLCDGFVQFVLKRDKSKVFKFSSLQSGFAQKKLAELGENAQNLNTIFYLKDEKLFSQSQAVIEIAKDLGFPYRIISVFQVFPLSFRDFLYQKVAKNRYKLFGQKNECMLPTPELKNQFLD from the coding sequence ATGGCTGAACGCATAATTTTTTTTGATGGTGTATGCAATTTATGCGATGGATTTGTACAATTTGTTTTAAAGAGAGATAAGAGTAAAGTGTTTAAATTCAGTTCGTTGCAGTCGGGTTTTGCACAGAAAAAACTAGCTGAACTGGGCGAGAATGCACAAAATTTAAACACAATTTTTTATCTAAAAGATGAGAAGTTATTTAGCCAATCGCAAGCGGTGATAGAAATTGCTAAAGACTTAGGCTTTCCGTACCGAATAATTTCTGTTTTTCAGGTTTTTCCTCTTTCATTCAGAGATTTTTTATACCAAAAAGTGGCTAAAAATCGCTATAAATTATTTGGGCAAAAAAACGAATGTATGCTCCCTACGCCCGAATTGAAAAATCAATTTTTGGATTAA
- a CDS encoding lysophospholipid acyltransferase family protein has product MSRKKNIFFDAFGYPHFIKRFIIFTFGAISYRRYNGFNKLKIQGTENIANLPEQNVLFVSNHQTYFADVSAMYHVFSSVKNGFQNSIKNPIYLLNPKIDMYYVAAKETMNKGLLAKIFSLAGAVTVKRTWREAGKNINRKVDLKEIDNIEKALQQGWVITFPQGTTKAFAPGRKGTAHIIKKNKPIVVPVVIDGFRRSFDKKGLLIKKRGIEQTMTFKPPLEIDYENDSTQKIIDQVMDAIEQSEKYIKVKPIPEEGEN; this is encoded by the coding sequence GTGAGTCGTAAAAAAAATATATTTTTCGATGCCTTTGGGTATCCACATTTCATCAAGCGATTTATCATTTTCACCTTTGGTGCAATTTCGTATCGTAGATACAACGGATTCAACAAGTTGAAAATCCAAGGAACCGAAAATATCGCCAATCTCCCAGAGCAAAATGTACTTTTTGTATCGAATCACCAAACCTATTTTGCAGATGTTTCGGCGATGTATCATGTATTCAGCAGCGTGAAAAATGGATTTCAAAATTCAATTAAAAACCCTATTTACCTGCTAAATCCTAAAATTGATATGTACTATGTAGCGGCAAAAGAAACCATGAATAAAGGTCTTTTGGCTAAAATATTTTCTCTGGCAGGAGCCGTTACCGTGAAAAGAACATGGCGCGAAGCGGGAAAAAACATCAATCGAAAAGTTGATTTAAAAGAAATTGATAATATTGAAAAAGCTTTGCAACAAGGCTGGGTAATTACCTTCCCACAAGGCACTACCAAAGCTTTTGCACCTGGTAGAAAGGGAACTGCACATATCATCAAAAAGAACAAACCAATTGTGGTTCCTGTAGTGATTGATGGATTCCGCCGTTCGTTTGACAAAAAAGGGCTTTTGATTAAAAAGCGTGGCATTGAGCAAACTATGACTTTCAAGCCACCTTTAGAAATTGATTATGAAAACGATAGCACTCAAAAAATTATAGACCAAGTAATGGACGCTATCGAGCAATCAGAAAAATACATAAAGGTAAAACCTATTCCCGAAGAAGGCGAAAATTAA
- a CDS encoding NUDIX hydrolase, translating into MKPINNLTSSNIKSLFRNTKTPGWKAQKVMAPPYRQNLVDKARYNPANPRIAAVLIIVYEENGELYFPVIHRNTYPGVHSNQIGFPGGRVESVDGDLQDTALRESLEEINANPNCIEIVGELSQLFIPPSNFMVHPFVGVYKGEPNFIPSEREVKAIVPLKLNEFIHSPNIIKHTVVVDNIAHQVPAFALPNNLICWGATAMMLNEFLVFLRNSLNL; encoded by the coding sequence ATGAAACCTATAAATAACCTTACATCCTCAAACATTAAAAGCCTATTTAGAAACACAAAAACACCTGGCTGGAAAGCCCAAAAAGTAATGGCACCGCCCTATCGTCAAAACTTGGTAGACAAGGCGAGATATAATCCTGCCAATCCTAGGATTGCAGCTGTACTCATCATTGTGTATGAAGAAAATGGCGAATTGTATTTTCCCGTAATTCACAGAAACACCTATCCTGGCGTTCACTCCAATCAAATTGGGTTCCCTGGCGGAAGAGTGGAATCCGTAGATGGGGATCTGCAAGACACTGCTTTGCGAGAAAGTCTAGAGGAAATCAATGCAAATCCCAATTGTATAGAAATCGTGGGCGAATTAAGTCAATTATTTATTCCTCCAAGCAACTTTATGGTGCACCCCTTTGTAGGGGTTTACAAAGGCGAGCCAAATTTTATCCCCTCTGAGCGAGAAGTAAAAGCCATTGTTCCATTAAAATTAAATGAATTTATTCACTCGCCCAACATTATAAAACACACCGTAGTTGTGGACAATATTGCACACCAAGTGCCTGCATTTGCTTTGCCCAATAATTTAATTTGCTGGGGCGCAACTGCAATGATGTTAAATGAATTTCTTGTATTTTTGCGAAATTCATTAAATTTGTAG
- a CDS encoding S8 family peptidase produces the protein MKKLVLSLSLVAGFVFAQAQEQPSAKELAKQNWFHVNYAKDSIYGVATDDAYAYAKSKGLKSSPVIVAVIDSGIEGDHPDLQANMWTNVKEIPGNGIDDDGNGYIDDIHGWNFIGGPNGDVDHDNTEITRLVREYKALFDSKNEAENKLNQQKYPKKYAEYQEILPKYKEELAEAQMAVAQAEGQINQTLKIFEEFAKEYGGDKVISLEDIKVFTPKGQEAAFMKEKILSAVNTASAEEFFGTTANKIIEEFKEQGNEYLNHYKGKLDYYLNLDYDPRAIVGDNYNDVNERIYGNNTVEGPDALHGTHVAGIIGAVRNNGIGMNGVAENVKIMNVRTVPDGDERDKDVANAIRYAVDNGAKVINMSFGKPYSPNKQAVWDAIKYATDHNVLLVKAAGNDDVNIDTDIHYPTNFRNGHPVSNSLLTVGASTPDNKNIKASFSNYGKQQVDIFAPGVEIYSTVPDASYKYLQGTSMASPVVAGIAALVWSYFPNLTAQEIRNILIETGNYNENLKDISTHGVVVDALKALKKAEEVSNAKAGVTAPAKAETKKNKKSSKKRKK, from the coding sequence ATGAAAAAATTAGTACTCAGCTTATCTCTAGTAGCAGGTTTTGTATTTGCTCAAGCGCAAGAACAGCCATCTGCAAAAGAGCTAGCCAAACAAAACTGGTTTCATGTAAACTATGCCAAAGATTCAATCTATGGTGTAGCCACAGACGATGCATATGCTTATGCAAAATCTAAAGGTTTAAAATCTAGCCCAGTAATCGTTGCCGTAATCGACAGTGGTATCGAAGGAGATCACCCAGATTTGCAAGCAAACATGTGGACGAATGTAAAAGAAATCCCAGGAAACGGAATAGATGACGACGGAAACGGATACATCGACGATATCCACGGCTGGAACTTTATCGGTGGACCAAATGGAGATGTAGACCACGACAACACAGAAATCACTCGTTTAGTAAGAGAATACAAAGCTTTATTTGATTCTAAAAACGAAGCTGAAAACAAACTTAACCAGCAAAAGTATCCTAAAAAATACGCTGAATACCAAGAAATTCTGCCTAAATACAAAGAAGAATTAGCAGAAGCGCAAATGGCTGTAGCTCAAGCCGAAGGACAAATCAATCAAACTTTGAAAATTTTTGAAGAATTTGCCAAAGAGTACGGAGGAGACAAAGTCATTAGCCTAGAAGATATCAAAGTATTTACACCTAAAGGGCAAGAGGCTGCATTCATGAAAGAAAAAATACTATCAGCTGTAAACACTGCATCTGCTGAAGAATTTTTTGGAACTACAGCCAATAAAATCATTGAAGAGTTTAAAGAACAAGGAAATGAATACCTAAACCACTACAAAGGTAAATTAGATTATTATTTAAACCTTGATTATGATCCACGCGCCATCGTAGGAGATAACTACAATGATGTAAACGAAAGAATCTACGGAAACAATACCGTAGAAGGTCCAGATGCACTCCACGGAACGCATGTGGCAGGTATCATAGGTGCGGTGAGAAACAACGGTATCGGAATGAATGGTGTCGCTGAAAATGTAAAAATCATGAATGTGCGCACTGTGCCAGATGGAGATGAGAGAGATAAAGATGTGGCAAACGCGATTCGTTACGCAGTAGATAATGGTGCAAAAGTCATCAACATGAGTTTTGGTAAACCATATTCTCCAAACAAGCAAGCCGTTTGGGACGCGATTAAATATGCTACAGATCACAATGTTCTTTTAGTAAAAGCAGCAGGTAATGATGATGTAAACATTGATACAGATATCCACTACCCTACCAACTTTAGAAACGGACACCCTGTGAGTAACTCATTGCTCACTGTGGGAGCTAGCACTCCAGACAACAAAAACATCAAAGCTAGTTTCTCAAACTATGGTAAACAACAAGTAGATATCTTTGCCCCTGGAGTAGAAATCTACTCTACTGTGCCAGATGCAAGCTACAAATACCTACAAGGAACTTCGATGGCGTCTCCAGTAGTAGCTGGTATTGCGGCATTGGTTTGGAGCTATTTCCCTAACCTTACTGCACAAGAAATCAGAAATATCTTAATCGAAACTGGAAACTACAACGAAAACTTGAAAGATATTTCTACTCACGGTGTAGTGGTAGATGCATTGAAAGCACTTAAAAAAGCGGAAGAAGTATCTAATGCAAAAGCAGGAGTTACTGCCCCAGCGAAAGCTGAAACAAAGAAAAACAAAAAGTCTAGTAAAAAAAGAAAGAAATAA
- a CDS encoding WbqC family protein, with protein MFIFVENHMELNAFSSQYFPPIRFFADFLSQENPCIDVYENYQKQTYRNRCHILSPNGLQKLVVPIAHTGKRAMKDLQISYAQDWQKEHLRSFEAAYRRSPYFEYYEDDLMPIFEKKHKFLLDLNLEILEQLLSLLQVENKFSLSESYIESPAEDFRQAYDAKNPVEDLPEYTQVFSEKIQFIPDLSVVDLLFNEGPQSIVYLKNLKQQ; from the coding sequence ATGTTTATTTTTGTAGAAAATCATATGGAATTGAACGCATTTTCATCACAATATTTTCCGCCAATTAGATTTTTTGCAGATTTTTTATCGCAAGAAAATCCGTGTATTGATGTGTACGAAAACTATCAAAAACAAACTTACAGAAATCGTTGTCATATCCTAAGTCCAAACGGCTTGCAAAAACTCGTAGTGCCCATTGCCCACACAGGAAAACGCGCCATGAAGGATTTGCAAATAAGCTATGCACAAGATTGGCAAAAGGAACATTTGCGCTCCTTTGAGGCAGCCTATCGTCGCTCACCCTACTTTGAGTATTACGAAGACGATTTAATGCCCATATTTGAGAAAAAACATAAATTCCTTTTAGACTTAAATTTGGAAATTTTGGAACAACTTTTGAGTTTGCTTCAAGTCGAAAATAAATTTTCGCTTTCTGAATCGTATATCGAATCGCCCGCAGAAGATTTTAGACAAGCCTATGATGCCAAAAATCCTGTAGAAGATTTGCCAGAATATACGCAGGTATTTAGCGAAAAAATACAATTTATTCCAGATTTAAGCGTAGTGGATCTATTGTTTAATGAAGGACCACAAAGTATAGTTTATTTAAAAAATTTAAAACAACAATAA
- a CDS encoding efflux RND transporter periplasmic adaptor subunit — protein sequence MKAKKIIIAVLVLLVLCLGIWAFSYNYQKSTAENVVYETTHAFRTDIKKTAVATGEVKPREKIEIKPNITGVIQSIKVKEGMEVTNGQLLATIKVIPNVNSLNSAQMQINSTQTELANQTRHYNRQKLLYSQGVISKAEYETALAAYNSAKQSLKNAENNYHTAKTGVAPGLEQYSTTQIRSTINGMILDIPVEIGDNVQEISNFSTGTTIATIANIKDMIFEGRVDEAEVGKLKIGMPLEIKIGALPNETFTGTLDFIAPSGIRNNGIVEFEIKASVNLNQNDFIRAGYSANAEITTENKKNVLVLAESNIQYEDDGTAFVEVKNGEEWIKKPIRLGVSDGENIEILKGITEKDEVKVWNIHLNEKSEEENKG from the coding sequence ATGAAAGCTAAAAAAATCATTATAGCAGTCCTTGTTTTATTAGTTTTATGCCTAGGAATATGGGCTTTTTCCTATAACTACCAAAAAAGTACTGCCGAAAATGTGGTGTACGAGACCACACATGCTTTTAGAACAGACATTAAGAAAACGGCAGTAGCCACAGGCGAAGTAAAACCACGCGAAAAAATCGAAATCAAGCCCAATATCACAGGCGTGATTCAATCCATTAAAGTGAAAGAAGGTATGGAGGTTACCAATGGGCAATTACTTGCCACAATAAAAGTAATCCCAAATGTCAATAGCCTAAATTCGGCACAGATGCAAATCAATTCCACCCAAACGGAACTTGCCAACCAAACGCGACACTACAATCGCCAAAAATTGCTCTACTCGCAAGGCGTGATTTCCAAAGCCGAATACGAAACAGCTCTTGCGGCTTATAATTCAGCCAAACAAAGTTTAAAAAATGCCGAAAACAATTACCACACCGCCAAGACAGGCGTGGCACCTGGGCTTGAGCAATATTCTACTACGCAAATTCGCTCCACTATCAACGGAATGATTCTAGACATCCCTGTAGAAATTGGAGACAATGTGCAAGAAATCAGCAACTTTAGCACAGGGACAACCATTGCCACCATTGCCAATATCAAAGACATGATTTTTGAAGGTCGTGTAGACGAAGCCGAAGTAGGAAAACTAAAGATAGGCATGCCACTTGAAATCAAAATCGGTGCCTTGCCCAATGAAACTTTTACAGGAACGCTTGATTTTATCGCGCCATCGGGCATCAGAAACAATGGGATTGTGGAATTTGAAATCAAAGCCAGCGTGAATTTAAATCAAAACGATTTCATCCGTGCAGGCTACAGTGCCAATGCCGAAATCACGACCGAGAACAAGAAAAATGTATTGGTTTTAGCTGAATCAAACATTCAGTATGAAGACGACGGCACTGCCTTTGTAGAAGTGAAAAACGGCGAAGAATGGATCAAAAAACCCATTCGTTTAGGCGTGAGTGATGGCGAAAACATCGAAATTCTCAAAGGCATTACCGAAAAAGATGAAGTAAAAGTTTGGAACATTCATCTCAACGAAAAATCAGAGGAGGAGAACAAAGGCTAA
- a CDS encoding copper resistance protein NlpE, translating into MARILTCTLYNNFKNKKMNRIKKLSLVAVAVLALSACNNKSQKKQVTEKPTTTETQKEETATNWKGVYTGTLPCADCEGIKTTLTLNNDNTFTLQSVYMGKNNQPFVENGKYIWDEANSEISINIEGEAPVKYKLENNTLTQLNADGQKNTEELASMYVLTKEN; encoded by the coding sequence ATGGCACGCATTTTGACATGTACTTTGTATAATAATTTTAAAAATAAAAAAATGAATCGAATTAAAAAATTATCATTAGTAGCAGTGGCAGTACTTGCACTTTCTGCGTGTAACAACAAATCACAAAAAAAACAAGTTACAGAAAAACCAACAACCACAGAAACACAAAAAGAAGAAACAGCAACCAATTGGAAAGGCGTTTATACAGGGACCTTACCCTGTGCAGATTGTGAAGGGATAAAAACTACCCTTACACTAAATAATGATAATACTTTCACATTACAAAGTGTATATATGGGCAAAAATAACCAACCTTTTGTAGAAAATGGAAAATACATTTGGGATGAAGCAAACTCTGAAATAAGCATAAACATAGAAGGAGAAGCACCTGTAAAATATAAACTCGAAAACAATACCCTTACACAGCTCAACGCTGATGGACAAAAAAACACCGAAGAGTTAGCCTCTATGTATGTTTTGACCAAAGAGAATTAA